In Paraburkholderia youngii, the genomic stretch CGTGGACCGAAACGCCCGGTATAGGCGAACGCGGCGCCCCGCTCGCCCAGATCCTGAGACTGATAGCCGAAGCGCCGCGACGAGCGCGCGAGGAAGGCGATGATCGCGCTCTTGTAGACGCCGTGAATATCGATGATGTAGTCGTAGTGATACGCGCGCAGCTCGCCGATCGATGCCCAGATCGCCTTCAGATCGCTCCAGCGACGCGACTTCTTGAAGCGGCGCAGCGGCGCGCATAGCACGCGATCGACGCCCTGGCTCCACTGCACGACTTCTGCAAATGCTTCGTCCGCCGCCCAATCCACCTGAACACCAGGAAATGCGCGTTTGATATCGGCGACGACTGGCAGCGCCTGCACGATATCGCCTAGTGAAGTGACCTTGACGATTAGGATTCGCTTCATTGAGGGTCTCTTCGTTTTCCGAAGTGGAAACTATTCTAGCCGACGTTATTACCGCTCCCCTGCCAAATGGGCATTGTGCCCGGTCCGGTTTTCAATACGGCGAATTACAACAAAAGATATACGCCTGACAATCCATCGTAGTTCATTTTTTCAAAAGTCTTTCACGCATTCAGGCCTGTCCCGCACGTTTTATACTGGGCCCTTTGCACGAATCCAATTCATGTCCCGGCCCTTCCCTTCCCGTTCGCACGCTGTCATGCGGCGCACGAAACGCCTGTGGCGGCAATACGGCATCTTCTGGCTCGGTGCCATCGCCGTCGGTCTGGTCGCGGTGCTCTATGCGCGTCTGATCGACTGGGGTTATGACGCGTTTCTCGATGTCCGGCAGCGATATCCGTGGGCACCGCTCGTGATCACACCTGTGGTCGCGGCGCTCGCGGTCTGGCTCACGCGCAAGTTCTTTCGCGGCTCCGAGGGCAGCGGCATCCCGCAGGTCATCGCGACGCTGCACACGAAGCAGCGCGGGTACGGCGCGAGGCTGCTCTCGCTGCGAATTCTGCTCGGCAAGATCGGAGTATCGTTTATCGCGATTCTCGGCGGCTTGACGATCGGCCGTGAAGGACCGACCGTGCAGGTCGGCGCCGCGCTGATGTTCAATCTGCGCCGCTTCTATCCGCGCTCGAATGCGCAGATCGAACGGCAGCTCGCGTTGGCGGGCGCGGCAGCGGGTTTATCGGCGGCATTCAATACGCCGCTCGCGGGCGTCGTGTTCGCAATCGAGGAATTGACGCGCAGCTTCGAGGCCCGCACGAGCGGTGTGCTGATCACCGCGATCGTCGTTGCGGGTGTAGTCGCGCTGGGCCTGAATGGCAACTACACGTATTTCGGCACGATCAGGATCGGCGCGCATTTCCCCGATCTGCTCGCCGTCGCGGTGGTGCTCACCGCAATCGTCACGGGCATCGCGGGCGGCATTTTCGGCTGGCTGCTGCTCAACACCGCGCGCTGGATTCCGGCGCCGCTGCGTCAGTTGCACGGCGAGCGGCCGGTCGTGTTCGCCGCGCTGTGCGGCTTCGCAATCGCCGTGGTCGGCGTAATCGCGGGCGGCACGACGTTCGGCAGCGGCTATACCGAAGCGCGTGGCCTGCTGGAGGGACACGGGCAGTTGTCGGTGTTCTATCCGTTCCTGAAGATGATCGCGATGGTCGGCTCGTACCTGCCCGGCATTCCGGGTGGCATCTTCGCGCCGTCGCTGTCGATCGGCGCGGGCTTCGGCAATCTGCTGCACATGGTGTTCGATTCGATGCAGTTGCCGATGCTGATCGCGCTCGCGATGGTCGGCTATCTGGCCGCGGTCACGCAGTCGCCGATCACGTCGTTCGTGATCGTGATGGAGATGATCGACGGTCACGCGCTCGTGATTTCGCTGATGGCCACCGCGTTGATCGCGAGCCGCGTGTCGCGCCTGTTCGCACCGCCGCTTTATGAGTCGCTCGCCGAGCGCTACATGGCGCCGCTGCCGCAACCGGCGCCCGCGCCGGTGCCGGAAGTGCCCGAGGTCGAGGTGCCGGAAGCGGGAAGCGTCGACGGCGAGCCGCCCGCCGGTGATGCCGCAGACGACATCACGACGGATGCTTCCGGCTCGCCGCGTCAGTAGACGACCACGCGCGGCGCGGCGCAAGCACGATCGACGGCCGCATCAAGCCCAGTGTCCCGGGACCCAGCGATAGTTCGGACCATGCTCGATCCAGTGGCCGGGCAT encodes the following:
- a CDS encoding chloride channel protein, with the translated sequence MSRPFPSRSHAVMRRTKRLWRQYGIFWLGAIAVGLVAVLYARLIDWGYDAFLDVRQRYPWAPLVITPVVAALAVWLTRKFFRGSEGSGIPQVIATLHTKQRGYGARLLSLRILLGKIGVSFIAILGGLTIGREGPTVQVGAALMFNLRRFYPRSNAQIERQLALAGAAAGLSAAFNTPLAGVVFAIEELTRSFEARTSGVLITAIVVAGVVALGLNGNYTYFGTIRIGAHFPDLLAVAVVLTAIVTGIAGGIFGWLLLNTARWIPAPLRQLHGERPVVFAALCGFAIAVVGVIAGGTTFGSGYTEARGLLEGHGQLSVFYPFLKMIAMVGSYLPGIPGGIFAPSLSIGAGFGNLLHMVFDSMQLPMLIALAMVGYLAAVTQSPITSFVIVMEMIDGHALVISLMATALIASRVSRLFAPPLYESLAERYMAPLPQPAPAPVPEVPEVEVPEAGSVDGEPPAGDAADDITTDASGSPRQ